A single region of the Haladaptatus paucihalophilus DX253 genome encodes:
- a CDS encoding DUF7344 domain-containing protein, with translation MSAREKLSIQSDGRVSVDESPVENELSTDDVFHLLQSQRRRAAIRYLWDTDGPVEMRDLAEQVAAWENDTTVHALTSDERQRAYIPLYQSHLPKLDEEGVIDYDKNRGIVKKTPLVSQLERYLDAGRGPDIEPEDEERRWNAYYLTVSLFGSVLFIGAAFRFPLLSLVPSLAAVTFVLAAFWSVSVTHSLSV, from the coding sequence ATGAGTGCGAGGGAGAAACTCTCGATCCAATCCGACGGACGGGTTTCCGTCGACGAGTCACCCGTCGAAAACGAGCTATCGACTGATGACGTGTTCCACCTGCTACAGAGTCAGCGACGCCGCGCTGCGATTCGCTATCTCTGGGATACGGACGGACCGGTCGAGATGCGCGACCTCGCGGAGCAGGTCGCCGCGTGGGAAAACGATACGACCGTCCACGCGCTCACCTCGGACGAACGTCAGCGAGCGTACATCCCGTTGTACCAATCTCACCTCCCGAAACTCGACGAAGAAGGGGTCATCGACTACGACAAAAACCGGGGTATCGTGAAGAAAACTCCCCTCGTGTCACAGTTAGAACGCTACCTCGATGCCGGCCGCGGCCCCGACATCGAACCCGAGGATGAGGAGCGTCGATGGAATGCGTACTATCTGACCGTTTCCCTCTTCGGGTCGGTTCTGTTCATCGGTGCCGCTTTTCGATTTCCGCTTTTGTCCCTCGTTCCCAGTCTCGCTGCTGTGACTTTCGTTCTCGCCGCGTTTTGGTCCGTTTCGGTTACTCACTCGCTTTCCGTGTGA
- a CDS encoding helix-turn-helix domain-containing protein — protein sequence MAHGASNSDGPLNEPDGSSKGAAQDDSALSAPPRTLFAEIFVSHGRLILVPTIESSPEVTIQMEETPMADGSLLFVSVVGDDFSPFERSLETDATVRAATLFSAAADRRVYRIRPESDVVPFLPTAADLGIRVLDVKSGTGGWVIRIQMLSREPLIQLREACLEHGITFRVRQLFDADPNTDPDGARLTGRQRDTVLTAYQSGYYDVPRGISQGELAEELDVSTSAISQQLRRATRQLIASTFAVEQD from the coding sequence ATGGCACATGGCGCATCTAACTCCGATGGCCCTCTCAACGAACCGGACGGCTCGTCGAAGGGCGCTGCACAGGACGATTCCGCTCTTTCCGCTCCACCGAGAACTCTCTTTGCCGAAATTTTTGTCTCACATGGGCGTCTCATTCTCGTTCCGACGATAGAATCGTCCCCTGAAGTGACCATTCAGATGGAAGAAACGCCGATGGCCGACGGCTCGCTTTTGTTCGTTTCCGTCGTCGGGGACGATTTTTCCCCGTTCGAGCGATCGCTCGAGACGGATGCGACCGTCCGTGCGGCGACACTTTTCTCCGCCGCCGCCGACCGGCGCGTGTATCGGATTCGGCCCGAATCGGATGTCGTTCCGTTCCTCCCTACCGCCGCCGACCTCGGTATTCGCGTCCTCGACGTAAAGAGCGGCACCGGTGGTTGGGTAATCCGTATCCAGATGCTCTCGCGTGAACCGCTCATCCAACTCCGGGAAGCGTGTCTGGAGCACGGGATCACGTTCCGTGTGCGGCAACTATTCGATGCGGACCCGAACACGGACCCTGACGGCGCTCGGCTGACCGGTCGCCAGCGCGACACGGTTCTCACCGCGTATCAATCGGGCTACTACGACGTGCCCCGTGGTATCTCACAGGGCGAACTCGCCGAGGAACTCGACGTCTCTACGTCGGCGATTTCGCAACAACTTCGGCGTGCAACCCGGCAGCTTATCGCCAGTACGTTTGCCGTCGAACAGGATTAG
- a CDS encoding PadR family transcriptional regulator, with the protein MSEAETVSNVETARDLTAFQQNVLIVLSEESRYGLAIKRELEDYYDEEVNHGRLYPNLDTLIERGLVEKSELDKRTNEYAITDDGIAVLLDSFEWRFRKFITNDEREEEIRALLEQ; encoded by the coding sequence ATGTCAGAGGCAGAAACCGTTAGTAACGTGGAAACCGCGCGCGACCTCACCGCGTTCCAACAGAACGTCCTGATAGTACTCTCGGAGGAATCTCGATACGGTCTCGCCATCAAGCGCGAGCTCGAAGATTACTACGACGAGGAGGTAAACCACGGTCGCTTGTACCCCAACCTCGACACGCTCATCGAGCGTGGACTGGTCGAGAAGAGCGAACTGGACAAGCGAACGAACGAGTACGCCATCACCGACGACGGAATCGCGGTCCTGCTCGACTCGTTCGAGTGGCGGTTCCGGAAGTTCATCACGAACGATGAACGCGAGGAAGAGATTCGAGCGCTCCTCGAACAGTAG
- a CDS encoding UPF0058 family protein: MKKQELIHVHGLLAAVRNQYEERSGRTVDLSEYEQTGVKPTSIHHSKTAHQEAIFALVDCLTDTMAAEEKQLTSHAD; encoded by the coding sequence ATGAAGAAACAGGAGCTGATCCACGTTCACGGCTTACTCGCGGCGGTTCGAAACCAGTACGAGGAGCGGAGTGGACGAACGGTAGACCTATCCGAGTACGAGCAAACTGGGGTAAAACCGACATCGATACATCATTCGAAAACCGCCCATCAGGAGGCCATCTTCGCACTCGTTGACTGCCTCACTGACACGATGGCGGCGGAAGAAAAACAGCTAACATCACACGCTGACTGA
- a CDS encoding PadR family transcriptional regulator → MYDLTGFQRDLLYVINGLTEPHGLAIKEELEDYYEKDIHHGRLYPNLDTLVDKGLVEKGQVDRRTNYYTLTRRGQREIEARREWESKYVSEKESAELAD, encoded by the coding sequence ATGTACGACCTGACTGGCTTCCAGCGAGACCTGTTGTACGTCATCAACGGGTTGACCGAACCACACGGACTCGCCATCAAAGAAGAGCTCGAAGATTACTACGAGAAGGACATCCACCACGGCCGGCTCTACCCGAACCTCGATACGTTGGTCGACAAAGGATTGGTCGAGAAGGGGCAAGTGGACCGTCGAACCAACTACTACACCCTCACCCGGCGCGGACAGCGGGAGATCGAAGCGCGTCGTGAATGGGAATCGAAGTACGTCAGCGAGAAAGAAAGCGCCGAACTCGCGGACTAA
- a CDS encoding plastocyanin/azurin family copper-binding protein, with amino-acid sequence MNRRQFVATVGVAALGGCSTLNGDDEIATPTSGPEGGTTTVEMKTDGNGSYFDPIGLYLKPGDSVTFVVKSGNHSASAYHPDNIYAETTRIPEDAPAWGSKVLQKGESYEHTFNAVGTHDYYCIPHKPLGMVGRIIVGKPGGPADGSMPPDGEVPKTKPILEEESVSYEEFSG; translated from the coding sequence ATGAATCGACGACAGTTCGTCGCCACAGTCGGCGTCGCGGCGCTCGGTGGCTGTTCGACGCTCAACGGGGACGACGAGATTGCGACGCCGACGTCCGGTCCAGAAGGCGGAACGACCACGGTAGAGATGAAAACCGATGGAAACGGGTCGTACTTCGACCCGATCGGGTTGTATCTCAAACCGGGCGATAGCGTGACGTTCGTCGTGAAGAGTGGCAACCACTCGGCGTCGGCCTACCACCCAGACAACATCTACGCCGAAACCACTCGGATTCCCGAGGATGCCCCCGCGTGGGGAAGCAAAGTTCTCCAAAAAGGCGAATCGTACGAACACACGTTCAACGCCGTCGGAACGCACGATTACTACTGTATTCCTCACAAGCCGCTCGGAATGGTCGGACGCATCATTGTCGGAAAACCGGGCGGCCCTGCCGACGGCAGTATGCCACCGGACGGAGAGGTTCCGAAGACGAAGCCGATCCTCGAAGAGGAGTCGGTGTCGTACGAAGAATTTAGCGGGTGA
- a CDS encoding UPF0058 family protein, producing MKKQELIHLHGLLSEVRNRFETQTDSTFDLSAYDEQTTRPTSIHHSKNDHREAVLKLANDLTTSMMSEETETVAPHAD from the coding sequence ATGAAAAAACAAGAGCTTATTCATCTGCACGGACTGCTTTCGGAAGTACGAAACCGGTTTGAGACACAGACCGATTCTACTTTCGACCTCTCGGCATACGACGAACAAACGACGCGGCCAACTTCTATTCACCATTCGAAAAACGACCACCGAGAAGCAGTGCTCAAACTGGCAAACGATCTCACGACGAGTATGATGAGCGAGGAGACCGAAACGGTCGCCCCTCACGCCGACTAA
- a CDS encoding transcription initiation factor IIB yields MKRSTRQRERRAEQTETEEEEGVTGCPECGSKNLVNSADQSELVCDDCGLVVEEDHVDRGPEWRAFNHSERQSKSRVGAPTTQTMHDKGLTTTIDWKNQDAYGRSLSSEKRSQMHRLRKWQERIRTKDAGERNLQFALSEIDRMASALGVPRSVREVASVIYRRALAEDLIRGRSIEGVATSTLYAACRQEGIPRSLEEVAEVSRVDQKEIGRTYRYISQELGLEMKPVDPKQYVPRFCSDLGVSEEVQSKANEIIDTTAEQGLLSGKSPTGYAAAAIYAASLLCNEKKTQREVADVAQVTEVTIRNRYQEQIEALGIH; encoded by the coding sequence ATGAAACGGTCCACTCGCCAACGGGAGCGCCGCGCGGAGCAAACCGAAACCGAGGAGGAGGAGGGGGTCACGGGATGTCCCGAGTGCGGGTCGAAAAACCTCGTTAACAGTGCGGACCAGTCCGAACTCGTCTGTGACGACTGTGGACTGGTCGTCGAAGAAGATCACGTCGACCGCGGGCCCGAGTGGCGCGCGTTCAACCATAGCGAGCGCCAGAGCAAGTCGCGCGTGGGAGCGCCAACCACGCAGACGATGCACGACAAAGGACTGACCACGACCATCGACTGGAAGAACCAGGACGCGTACGGTCGGTCGCTGTCGTCGGAAAAACGAAGTCAGATGCACCGACTGCGCAAGTGGCAAGAGCGCATTCGGACGAAGGACGCGGGCGAGCGCAACCTGCAGTTCGCGCTCTCCGAAATCGACCGGATGGCATCCGCGCTGGGTGTCCCACGGTCGGTACGCGAAGTCGCGTCGGTCATCTACCGACGTGCATTGGCCGAAGACCTGATTCGCGGACGCTCCATCGAAGGCGTCGCAACGAGCACGCTGTACGCCGCCTGTCGGCAGGAGGGTATCCCACGAAGCCTCGAAGAAGTCGCGGAGGTCTCACGGGTGGATCAGAAGGAGATCGGTCGAACATATCGATACATCTCCCAAGAACTCGGCCTCGAAATGAAGCCGGTCGACCCGAAGCAGTACGTTCCTCGATTCTGTTCCGACCTCGGTGTCAGTGAAGAAGTGCAGTCCAAAGCGAACGAGATTATCGATACGACCGCGGAACAGGGGCTTCTCTCCGGGAAATCGCCGACCGGTTACGCCGCCGCCGCGATTTATGCCGCCTCGCTTCTGTGTAACGAGAAAAAGACCCAACGAGAGGTTGCTGACGTCGCACAGGTGACGGAAGTCACCATCCGAAACCGGTACCAAGAGCAGATCGAAGCCCTCGGTATCCACTAG
- a CDS encoding helix-turn-helix transcriptional regulator — MNVRKIEEDLQGASNVLVLAPLTPDGNRAHMELVASTRPENVSLAAVTYTQPPGQWLGDWERSVGRSPREVRFIHASGMAQSETYDEQTSNTVTTEVVDPTDPMEIIVPLSDRLKEWSNGETQPVVSVQTLTVLLEYVDFDTAFRYLHILTHRIQAAGGIGYFQMDPDIHDPETTNTLKTLFDVVVEISDNGAEWTTTPAYSPDDEASESNETEESAESNDKPSDGPLSSIRSVLSGLFERKKPEDEKGETTVATTTEESPQQTEQRREPEQPPVGNLADEEMLTDEERIRSLLIQYGGRMKQADITTETSWSKSTVSRKLSKMEENDEITRVQIGRGNLVFLNGSEPEASKSPFEA, encoded by the coding sequence CGCGACCCGAAAACGTCAGTCTCGCGGCCGTCACCTACACGCAACCACCGGGACAGTGGCTCGGGGACTGGGAACGGAGCGTGGGCAGATCACCGCGAGAGGTTCGTTTCATCCACGCGAGCGGGATGGCACAGTCCGAAACGTACGACGAACAGACGTCCAACACCGTGACGACGGAGGTCGTCGATCCGACCGACCCGATGGAGATAATCGTCCCGTTGAGCGACCGACTGAAGGAGTGGTCGAACGGGGAAACGCAGCCGGTCGTCTCGGTACAGACGCTGACCGTCCTCCTCGAATACGTCGATTTCGATACCGCATTCCGATATCTCCACATACTCACTCACCGAATACAGGCCGCGGGGGGCATCGGCTATTTCCAGATGGACCCCGACATTCACGACCCCGAGACGACGAATACCCTGAAAACGCTGTTCGATGTCGTCGTCGAGATTTCCGACAACGGTGCCGAGTGGACGACCACTCCAGCCTACTCTCCGGACGACGAGGCGAGCGAATCGAACGAAACCGAAGAGTCCGCCGAATCGAACGACAAGCCGAGCGACGGACCGCTTTCTTCCATCCGTTCCGTCCTGTCCGGGCTGTTCGAGCGAAAGAAACCGGAAGATGAGAAAGGGGAAACGACCGTGGCAACCACCACGGAAGAATCACCCCAACAAACGGAACAAAGACGGGAACCAGAACAGCCGCCGGTCGGAAATCTGGCCGACGAGGAGATGCTCACCGACGAAGAGAGAATTCGGTCGCTCCTCATCCAGTACGGCGGCCGGATGAAGCAGGCGGATATCACGACCGAAACCTCGTGGTCGAAATCGACCGTGAGCAGAAAACTCTCGAAGATGGAGGAAAACGACGAGATAACACGGGTACAAATCGGACGCGGGAATCTCGTCTTCCTCAACGGGTCCGAACCGGAAGCGTCGAAATCCCCGTTCGAAGCCTAA
- a CDS encoding ParA family protein — translation MSDTAKIAVSNQKGGVGKTTVAINVAGALNQRGHDVLFVDLDPQGNATEGLGLEAEYEAQPPTLFDALTDHEEREDVDSLIVSHEEMDVLPSNIDMTSVEPELTMAMRGRERLTQVLDALDADYDVIIIDCPPYLGNLTDNALLAAGNVLIPALAESTSKRALEILFDQMEVLEAEYDTQIRDLGLVANRVETTNEADAMLTWFDEVFTDIPVWEVRKRVTLQRAFSAGCSLFEVEEECDMTAVFLTIAEDLERQFGSMEMSA, via the coding sequence ATGTCCGACACAGCCAAAATTGCCGTCTCGAACCAGAAAGGCGGGGTCGGGAAGACGACTGTGGCGATCAACGTCGCGGGAGCGTTGAATCAGCGAGGGCACGACGTGCTCTTCGTCGACCTCGACCCACAGGGGAACGCCACTGAAGGGCTCGGATTGGAGGCCGAGTACGAGGCACAACCCCCGACCCTGTTCGATGCGCTGACCGACCACGAGGAACGCGAGGACGTCGATTCGCTCATCGTCTCCCACGAGGAGATGGACGTGCTTCCGAGCAACATCGACATGACCAGCGTCGAGCCGGAACTCACCATGGCGATGCGTGGTCGGGAACGGCTGACGCAGGTCCTCGATGCGCTCGATGCTGACTACGACGTCATCATCATCGACTGCCCGCCGTATCTCGGAAACCTCACCGATAACGCCCTGCTCGCCGCCGGAAACGTTCTCATTCCGGCGCTCGCGGAGTCGACGAGCAAGCGCGCGTTGGAAATCCTGTTCGACCAGATGGAAGTCCTCGAAGCGGAGTACGACACGCAGATTCGTGACCTCGGACTCGTCGCCAACCGCGTCGAGACGACCAACGAAGCGGACGCGATGCTCACGTGGTTCGACGAGGTGTTCACCGACATCCCCGTCTGGGAGGTCAGAAAACGGGTGACGCTCCAACGTGCGTTCTCGGCCGGTTGTTCTCTGTTCGAAGTCGAGGAGGAGTGTGATATGACCGCCGTGTTCCTCACTATCGCCGAGGACCTCGAACGGCAGTTCGGATCGATGGAGATGTCCGCATGA
- a CDS encoding DUF7344 domain-containing protein encodes MSATEVHTNDGGTHTVPEVSAETELSKDKIFHLLQTPRRRHVLRYLKGRDGTVEMRDLAEQVAAWENDTTVQALTSDERQRVYIPLYQSHLPKLDEEGIIDYDQSRGTVKRTKLADQLDRYLSVEAEETDHEEIGREPPWEFYYLGVSTFSTIVLAGAVLGIPVLATLPSVAIGAIIIAMFSFVTLAQFMSGWTAREG; translated from the coding sequence ATGAGCGCTACAGAAGTTCACACCAATGATGGAGGAACGCATACCGTTCCGGAAGTAAGTGCCGAGACTGAGCTCTCAAAGGATAAAATCTTCCACCTCCTTCAAACGCCTCGTCGGCGTCACGTACTACGGTATCTCAAGGGACGCGACGGGACGGTCGAGATGCGCGACCTCGCGGAGCAGGTCGCCGCGTGGGAGAACGACACGACCGTGCAGGCGCTCACCTCGGACGAACGCCAGCGCGTGTACATTCCACTTTATCAGTCACACCTGCCGAAACTCGACGAGGAAGGAATCATCGACTACGACCAGAGCCGCGGGACGGTCAAACGGACGAAACTTGCGGACCAACTCGACCGGTATCTCTCCGTCGAAGCGGAGGAAACCGACCACGAGGAGATCGGTCGAGAACCACCGTGGGAATTTTACTACCTCGGCGTTTCGACGTTCAGCACCATCGTCCTCGCCGGTGCTGTCCTTGGCATCCCCGTCCTCGCCACGCTCCCGAGCGTCGCTATCGGCGCCATCATCATCGCCATGTTTTCGTTCGTAACGCTCGCCCAATTCATGTCGGGGTGGACGGCGCGCGAAGGATAG